The following nucleotide sequence is from Paenibacillus andongensis.
TACCGACCTTCTGCAATTTATCTAAGGCAAAAGTTAAGTCTTCCTTAGTATGCTGAGCCGTAACAATAAGCCGCACTCGGCCTTTATCCATGGCAACTGTCGGATAGACTATTCCTTGGGCAAACACGCCTTCTTCCAGCAAACGATCCGAAAAGCGCATGGTTTGTGCGGGATCGCCTATAATAATCGGAATGATAGGTGTCTCACTTGCGCCGGTATCAAAGCCTAACCGCTGTAAAGATGCTCGGAATCCATTCGCGTTTTCCCAAAGCTTTGTTACTAAGTCCGAGCTTTCCTTAAGTACTTGAATAGCGGCCAAGCAAGTTGCTGCAACCGCAGGCGTTTGCGAGGTACTAAACAGAAACGGCCTTGCCGTATGAATCAAATGCTCTTTCAAGAGCTGGGCACCGGCAACATAGCCACCAACGGCTCCGATTGCTTTGGATAACGTGCCTATTTGGATATGCACTCTGCCATGAAGACCGAAATGGTCTGTCGAACCTTTACCGTTGGTGCCAAGCACTCCGCTCGCGTGGGCATCATCCACATACACAATAGCGTCATAGGCTTCTGCTAGTTGAACAATGTCAGGAAGCGGAGCGATATCGCCATCCATACTGAATACACCATCCGTCACAATGACGCGTTTACGATGCTTTTGCGTTTCTTTCAAAATGGCTTCAAGCTGATTCATGTCCTTGTGTGCAAAAATTTTGCGGCTCGCCTTCGTCAAACGGATGCCATCAATAATACTCGCGTGATTCAGCTCATCGCTGATCACTACATCGTCGGCTCCAAGAACAGCTGACAAAGCGCCTTGGTTCGTTGTGAAACCGGACTGGAACACAAGGGCCGCCTCTGTTCCTTTAAACTTGGCTAACTCGATCTCCAGTTCATCGTGAATATCAAGAGTTCCCGTAATCGTACGCACTGAACCGCTTCCAACTCCATACTTCTCGATCGCGGAAATCGCAGCTTCCTTAAGCTTCGGATGATGAGTTAATCCCAAGTAATTATTGGAAGACATTTGAAGAACTTTCTTACCATTTAAATACATCCAGGAGTCGGAACCGCTCTCCCATACTTTAATCGAGCGATATCTTCCTTCACGCTTCCATCCTTCAATATCCGCTGCCAAATCGTTTAAATAGTTCATGTGAACCTCCTAAAAGTTTTACGGAGCAAATTTTTATCCTAATGTGTAAATACAATTTTCCCGCATTGACCTTGATTCATTAACCGGAAAGCTTCTTCGTACTGATCTAATGTAAATCTATGCGTAATAACCGGTGCCAGATCAATTCGCTTCTGGTTCAGCAAACCCTTCATTTGATACCAGGTTTGATACATCTTTCTACCCGTAATCCCTTCAACGCGCAGCCCTTTAAAAATGATGTGATTCGTTAGGTCCAGGCTCACCTCTTTGGTTGGAATACCAAGCAAGGACACTCTGCCCGCGTTGGCTGCAGCTTCAAAGCCATCTACGATCGCCTGAGGATTGCCGGACATTTCAAGAACAACCTCAACACCTTCTCCATCCGTCATTTCTCGGAGAGCCTTAGATAGGCGCGTTTCCATGGCGTTAATCGTAAAATCCGCACCCATTTGTTTAGCGAGTTCCAATCGGTTAGGGTTAATATCCGCGGCATAAATAGCTCCAGCTCCGCAAGCCTTTGCAACTTGAATGGCCAATAAGCCAATCGGGCCCACACCAATAATAGCAACAGACTTTCCAACAATGTCGCCGGATAGTACCGTTTGCACGGCATTGCCCAGCGGGTCCTGCAAGCAAGCGATTTCAAAAGGCAGATCAGGTGCATTCAGAATAATGTTGCTTGCCTTCACGACGGCATATTCGGCAAAGCAGCCAGGTGCCGTAATCCCGAAGCTTTTGGTATTCGGGCAAACATGCGCATTTCCTGTGCGACAGGCTTTACAGGAACCGCATACCATGTGACCCTCCGCAGAAACATAATCTCCGATGGCAACACTCGTAACCCGTTCTCCGACTTCCACAACAATGCCTGCGAATTCATGACCGAAAACGTTCGGCGTTACAACGGTTTTGTCTGCCCAAGCGTCCCAATTGTAAATATGTAAATCTGTTCCGCAAATCGATGTTGCTTTAATGCGGACAAGAACTTCGTCGGCTCCACAAGTCGGAATAGGAACTTCTTTCAGTATGGCACCAGGTCCTCTGTGTTCTTTAACCAATCCAATCATCGTAGCGCCCATCATCGTTCCCCCAATTTAAGTTTACTATAATGCACAAACGTGCGCTTTATCATCTATATACCATATTATACAAATGTATGTTATATTGTAAATAGGCATTTTGACAAAACGGAAAATAAATATTGGAGGAACTGAAATGAACGAACCCATTCATAAAATGGTAGGTCGAAAACTTTTAAATATTCGCAAAACAAGAGGATTAAGCTTAGATCAAGTCGCTGATCTGACTGGTGTCAGCAAAGCGATGCTGGGGCAAATTGAACGAGGAGATTCGAATCCGACGATTTCCGTACTTTGGAAAATTGTGAGCGGCTTACAAATTTCGTTTACAAGTCTAATTGAAGATACCGAACCGAAAATTACAGTAGTCCGCGCAGCCGGGCTTTCACCATTTGAAGAAGAAGATGGACAGTACCGCGCGTTCCCGCTCTTCCCTTTTCACCCTCAAAAGAGCTTTGAAATTTATACCGTCGAAATGGACCAAGGCTGTACCCATGCCTCCGAACCTCATAATGAAGGCGTTGAAGAATACATTCTTATGGTAGAAGGAAAGCTGGATATAACCATCTCCCAGGAAAGCTATAAGCTGAAAGCTGGCGATGCCATTCACTTCACAGCCGATCGCCCTCATACGTATACGAATACATCTGATGCTAAAGCCGTCTATAAAACTTTAATATATTATCCCCCTTCTTAATGGATAGATGAATTTACAGGTCGTTTATCTCTATTAAAAGAACGAACGCAAGCTGCCGAATACCAAGGCTGCTTGCGTTATTTCTCGAAAGATAAGCATAAATTTTATGTGTTACTTTTCCTATTATTTTATTGTCTGGTTCTTGGGAGAAATGTGGAATCAAGGAGATGTTGTACAGCGTACAACAATTTCCTTGATTTCTTCTGGGAATGCGAAAGATGTTGTAGGTTATACAACAATTTATCCTTTTTTTAGGTGAATGAACGATTTTCGGCAAAAATTGTTGTATTTTTTGTAACATTTGCATAAAAATCGCCAATTAGCATGCATAATGTAATGTTGTACAAACAACATTAAAGATCATCATGCAGTTGTTAAAGCATATTCGTCTAGGCCTAACTTGCTTTGCTTCCACTTTCAGAAACTCTCTTATCCTTGGACGGGCGTACGCCGTTTATTTTCATTATACCTTGATTAATGTCTTGTAAAATTGCTCGATTTCAATCGGCTTTCCGCCATTCACACGCGATTCCTCAGCAGCAAATGCCATCAGATGGCTTCGCACAGATGCCGCCGCGGATGATTCGCTTTCTCCTCCTGCATACGCACGAACCTCGCGAAGAAAACTGCGCACGATGCCCACATCGCCGCCGCTGTGCCCTTCTTCGGATGCATGGACATGAATCGCATTCTGCTCATTAGTTACAAAATCATGGACAGTGAATGTATGCTCTTCCATGTTCCCTCTAATTTCACCCTTCGTTCCCATGACCTGCACAATGCGCGTATTATCCCGCGTAAAGCCGCACATGCTGAACATCGCGGTAGCCCCGCTGGCAAACTCCATATTGACGACCTGATGGTCAACGACATTATTATCGCTGCGATAAACACATTTTCCATATGGCGTTGTGCGCAGTGCTTTGAGTATGCCCTCCAGACTCGTATCCGTTGTGAACTTAGCTGCCCAGCCCCGGCCGGAGCCCAAATAATATTTCGGCGCATAGTATTGGCAGCTGGCTTCCGCCGGACAACCGTCTAGACAGCGTGCAGGAGCACCTTCTGGCGCGTTCTCCTCATTAAAATGCATAAGTGATCCAAATGAACTCACACGCTCGCAAGGCTCGCCCATGATATACGATAAAATATCCATATCGTGGCACGATTTGGCCAAGATCATCGGACTCGAAGTATCCGAATTATTCCAGTTGCCGCGCACAAAGCTGTGCGCCATATGCATATTGCCGACATTCTCATTGAGTTGAATGGAGACGATTTGTCCAATCTTCCCTTCATCGATGACACGTTTCATCGCCGTCCAGAATGCTGTATAACGCAGTACATGGCATATCGTCAGCAAGCGATTATGCTTTTTAGCCATACGTTCCATTTCGACGCATTCCGCTGGACTTGGAGACATCGGTTTTTCAAGAAGGACGTGATAACCAAGCTCAAGCGCCTTAAGCGTCGGCTCGTAATGCATCTGATCTTGCGTACAAATGATGGCGATATCCGCTAGCTTCGGCTGTGCCAAAAGCTCTTCCCAATCCGCATGGGCATGCTCCTGTGAAATCTGGTGAGCAGCAACAAATGCTGCCCTTCTATCTTCATCCGGCTCTGCTACCGCGATAATAGAAAGCTCGTGAGGATAATTAAGCGCGTAAGGCGCATAAGCTTGAGCACCGCGGTTGCCGGCTCCCAGCAGAATGGCTGTAATTTTTTGCATAGTTGGTCTCTCTCCTTATTTTGTCTGTCAGGACTTGCTGCCTGTAAAGGCAATCCCTTGAATAAATGAGCGTTGGAAAATAAAGAAAATAATAATCATAGGCAAAATAGCCATCATCGAGCCTGCCATAATAATCGTATAATTCGTTTTATGCTCGCCTTGCAGGAACGCAATGCCCGCCGACAGCACCATTTTGTCCGGTGAGCTGTTAACGATGAGCGGCCACATCAGATCGTTCCACGACCACAGCATGGTGAAAATGGCGAGAGCGATCATCCCCGATTTGGCCAAAGGCAGCATGATCTGCCAATAAATACGAAATTGATTGCAGCCATCAAGTTTAGCGGCTTCCTCCAACTCGTGCGGCAGCGTCATGAAAAATTGGCGCAACAGGAATGTGCCGAAAGCGCTGAATAAGCCTGGAACGACGAGTGCGGTAAGCGAGTTGAGCCACCCTAGGTCTTTCATAATCATATACTGCGGGATAAGGAATACTTGCCCCGGCACCATAAGTACGGACAGCATCAGAATGAAAAAGAAATGACGCCCCGGAAAGCTGATTCGGGCAAAAGCATAGGCAGCTAGTGAGCAAATGATTAATTGGCCGATTACTTTTATCACTGTTGTAATCAATGTATTCCAATAAAATGTGAAAAATGGCAAGTTCACAAATACCTTCGTATAGTTGCTCCATTGAAACGTTTTAGGAAATAAAACCGGTGGTATCGCTGTTGACTCTCCTAACGTTTTCACCGAAGTAAGAAACATCCAGATGAAAGGAGTTACCATAATGACAGCACCTAGGATAAGAATAAGATGAATAGCCCCGGTCTGAACCGATTTTCGTTGATGGATTCTGGTGTTCATGCAGCCGCCCTCCTCATTCGTAGTGAACCCATTTCTTCTGAATTTTCATTTGAATATACGTAATAATCATAATAATGGTAAACAGCAGGACTGCGATTGAAGACGCATAGCCCTTGTTATTTTTCAAGAAGCCGTATTTGTAGTATAAGAACACAATCGACTGCGTGGATTCCATGACGATATCGCCTACCATCATATATATGAAGTCGAATACCTGAAAGGCGCCAATCAAAGAAGTAACCAGCACGAAAAAAATGGTTGGCGTCAAGAGAGGTATCGTAATACGCATAAATTTGGTTATAGGCCCCGCACCGTCAATGGATGCGGCTTCATAGTAGGAAGATGAAATACCTTGGAGTCCGGATAGAAATATAATCATGTGGCTGCCAATGGAACACCATATGGCAACAATAATAATCGATAATAACGCCGTGCGATTATCCGTCAACCAGTGAGGACCAGGAATGGACAATAATCCAAGTAAGTAATTAATCAAACCGAAATCAGAGTTGTACAGCCATTTCCAGACCATTGCGATCGCGGCCGGCATAGTGACGACCGGAAGAAAATACATTGTGCGGTAGATGGACAACCCTTTGACCTGCTGGTTTAACAGAACAGCCAGCAGAATAGCCAGGATGATCCCGATCGGCACTGCTAGAACGATATAAATGCTAGTATTCCGGATCGCGTGAAGCAGCTCTTTATCCGTAAACAGCACCTTGTAATTCGCCAAGCCAGTCCAGGTGTATTTGCCAAAAGCCCCCCATTCCGTAAAGGAAAAATAAAAGGTTTGAAACACTGGCCAAATATAAAACACCAGTAAGCCAAGCATGAGTGGCATAATCATGATATATGCCCACTTCCAATCGGATAGTCGCTTCGAGCTGAATCGCATGTTTACTCACTCTCCTATGAGTGGAATTGGGGAAGGAGATCCGTTTACGAACATGTTGCTTTCCGAAACGGATCCCCTGAGCCTTATTTTTCTGCTGCTAATGCTTGGTTCATCTTAGCTCCGAGCTCTTTGGCCGCATCAGCTACCGGTTTATCTCCTGTCCATGCATTTTTCAAAATTTCTGTTTCGTAAATATTCCAAACCGAAGTATTCTTGGACACAGGATATGGCGTTGCATACGCTGCCATGTCAATGAAAGCTTTTGCTTTATATTGCGGGAATGTGGCTAACCAAGAAGTCTCGCTGCCCTTGTAAGCGGGAATCGCTCCACCTTGTTTTGCAGCAATTTCAGCCGCTTCCTTGGACCCAAGGAATTTAACGAATTCCCATGCTTCTTTCGGATGTTTGGAATTCGCAGATATCACATGACCCAGACCGTGAATGACAACGCCTTGCTTTTTCCCTTTTGGCAGTTCAGCTACGTCTGCCTTGTTTTTCATTTCGGCATTTTGATTGATGGTAAACGCTGCCCAGGAGCCATCAAAATACATAGCGAGCTTGCCGGATGTGAACATATCCGCAGGTGCTGTTTCCGTCATTTGAGCTAGTGTCGGAGATACTTTATGAACTTGAATCAGATCGGTTAGAAATTTCAAACCTTCAATCGCTTCCGGTTGGTCAAATCCTGATTTCTTATGGTCATCCGAAATGACGTAGCCGCCAGCCTGAAGAATCGTATTGTAGAAATCCTCCTGATTCATCATTGGAGCAGCGAAACCGTAGATGCCTTTGGCAGGGTCTGTTAATTTCTTAGCCGCTTCCGTCAGCTTGCTCCAATCCCAAGTGCCGTCCGGATACGGAATTCCTTTATCATCGAACAGCTTTTTGTTATACCATAAGCCAATCGTGTCAAAGTCTTTAGGAATCCCATAATTTTTGCCGCCAAGACTATAGAGTGATACCAGCGAGCTCGGATATTTGGAGAGGTCTAATTGATCGGTCTTGATTGTATCTGTCAAATCCTTTAACATGCCGTTACCTGCATACTTGACGAAATTAGGACCATTCATCCAAAGTACGTCAGGCATTGTCCCGCCTTGAGCGGCTGTTTCTAATTTGGTGAAATATTGTTTGTACGGCGTATTCTCCGCTTTTACCTCAATATTCGGGTGACTCGCTTGGAACGCTTTGATGACATCGGTCATCGTATCCATGCCCCAGCCGCCATAAGTAATTGTCACTTTTTCAGCAGATGCTGCAGACGTAGCCTTTGCGTCGGATTTGGGAGCTGCTGTGGATGTAGTGTTTGATGAACCAGAATTACCGCAAGCGCTTACAACAACCATTGCCGACATGAGCGTTGTGACGAGAACAACCTTTTTTGTATTGTTGACCATTTCGCTATCACCCTTTTTTCATTTTTTTAAGATCAAACATGCCAATCGTACATACGCCGAAAACCTATTTCACCCCCCTTCAGTTGACTGAATATTATTGGCACCAAATTCAGGACAACGTTATCCAATGATCCAAAAAAAATTAATTTCTCTTACATACAGAAGATTCTCTCACAATAAGTCGATGTGGCAGCAGAACTTTAGACAGCTGCGGCTGCTCGCCATTCAGCATATCCAACAAGGTTGAAGCCGCTGTTGTGCCTATCTCGACTTTAGGTACATGAACCGACGATAACGGCGGTGTTGTATATTGGGCAAAATCAATATTATCCATCGAGATGAACGCAATATCCTCTGGAATGCGCAATTGGTTCTCAATGACAGCTCGCATAGCAGGAATCGCTAATTGATCACTTGCCGAGAATATCGCCGTAGGCCGTTCCAGATCTGTACGCTTCAAACGCTCCATGATACTCTCATAACTGCGGTCGATTTCCCATCGGGTGTCTATCACCCATTCTTTATTTAAAGGAATACCCGCATCGTACATCGCAAATTTATAGCCCTGAAATCTCTCTTCACTGTTTAATTCACTTGTATGACCTGGCCCGCCGACAAAACCAATCACTTGGTGCCCTTGCGCAATGAGGTGATCGACAGCTGACTTCGCGGCATGAATACGGTCGTAATCAACCATGGTAATTTCCGTACCGTTCGTACAAATCCCGATCAGTGCTAGGTCCTCCACTTTTAGCAAATAGTCAACGATCTCGGAACCTACTTCGCCAACGATAATAATGCCATCGACTTGTATGTCATGTACGCAACGATGCAGCAACGCTTCATCTTTAAGCTCATCGGAGGTATGCATGAAACCCAGAGAATAACCGGATTCCAATATTTTCTTGGTAAATGCCGTAATGATCGGAGAGTAATAGGGGTGATCGTCGTTCAGACGAGCCGTTTGAATGATACAGCCAATTTGCTTCGTCTGCTTTTTCTCTGTCTTTTGTTTGTTCACAAGGAGACGCGCTGATTCATTAGGTGTGTAATTCAATTGACGCACAGCCTCCCAAACCTTCGCCTTCGTTTCCGGGTTGATGTGCCTGCTGGTATCATTTCGTACCACGCGTGAGGCTGTTGAAATGGAGACTCCGACTAAATCTGCAATATCTTTGAGAGTAGGCAATTCATACAGCTCCTTCTATCCAAACCTATATCCAGCCGTTTGCCCAAACGTTATCCTGATATTTGGGGCAAGCGCTTTCTTACAGAATAGTTCATCTCTTTATTAATTGTCAATATGTTTGGCACCATAAATCACAAAAAAAGTGCTGCTCCCTTCACTTCAAAGGATCTGCAGCACTTTTTTAAAACTTAGATCATTATTTTGAAGCAGCAGGTTCGGCTGCTACCTTATACTTTGACGAAACATAGGTGACAGTTTTGGCTTCGGTCATCACCTGAGCATACATCACGTCAAGTTTCGGCTCGACTAGTGTATAGGTAATGACCGCCTGACCCTCTTGATTAAACTGGATCGCATTGATTTCTATACCGTATCCAGGGTTCGGTTTATCACCTCTGGACAGCGTTACTTTGTTCACATCATCATTGACTTTCTCGACCTTTACCGCTACCTCTTCAATTGGAGCCGGCTTTTGAGTATGAGCTTCCAACACACGGATAGCGTTATAGAGCCAACTAGCTGCTTCTCCACGTGTAAGCTCACTTTTAGGATTAAACTTACCGTCCTTATCCAGCGTAGTAATTTTATAAAGCAGCAGCCTCTGTAAAGTACCTTGATAATCAATCGTGATTTGATCCTCATCCTTGATCATGATGAACACTTTGACCAGTGGGAAATTGCCTTTCATTTCTAAGGCACGAACTAATAAGTCCCCAAATTGTTCGCGCGTAATCGTCGAATTCGGGTTCACATCCTTAGGAATCGCCAAACCGTGATAATGAGCAATGATGAAGGCGTCCGCATACCAAGCGTCATTCGCGATGTTCGTATACATGTCCGTTGCTACCGGCTGTTTTTTGAAACGCATTAAATCCAAGTT
It contains:
- the tdh gene encoding L-threonine 3-dehydrogenase; the protein is MGATMIGLVKEHRGPGAILKEVPIPTCGADEVLVRIKATSICGTDLHIYNWDAWADKTVVTPNVFGHEFAGIVVEVGERVTSVAIGDYVSAEGHMVCGSCKACRTGNAHVCPNTKSFGITAPGCFAEYAVVKASNIILNAPDLPFEIACLQDPLGNAVQTVLSGDIVGKSVAIIGVGPIGLLAIQVAKACGAGAIYAADINPNRLELAKQMGADFTINAMETRLSKALREMTDGEGVEVVLEMSGNPQAIVDGFEAAANAGRVSLLGIPTKEVSLDLTNHIIFKGLRVEGITGRKMYQTWYQMKGLLNQKRIDLAPVITHRFTLDQYEEAFRLMNQGQCGKIVFTH
- a CDS encoding Gfo/Idh/MocA family protein → MQKITAILLGAGNRGAQAYAPYALNYPHELSIIAVAEPDEDRRAAFVAAHQISQEHAHADWEELLAQPKLADIAIICTQDQMHYEPTLKALELGYHVLLEKPMSPSPAECVEMERMAKKHNRLLTICHVLRYTAFWTAMKRVIDEGKIGQIVSIQLNENVGNMHMAHSFVRGNWNNSDTSSPMILAKSCHDMDILSYIMGEPCERVSSFGSLMHFNEENAPEGAPARCLDGCPAEASCQYYAPKYYLGSGRGWAAKFTTDTSLEGILKALRTTPYGKCVYRSDNNVVDHQVVNMEFASGATAMFSMCGFTRDNTRIVQVMGTKGEIRGNMEEHTFTVHDFVTNEQNAIHVHASEEGHSGGDVGIVRSFLREVRAYAGGESESSAAASVRSHLMAFAAEESRVNGGKPIEIEQFYKTLIKV
- a CDS encoding carbohydrate ABC transporter permease, with translation MNTRIHQRKSVQTGAIHLILILGAVIMVTPFIWMFLTSVKTLGESTAIPPVLFPKTFQWSNYTKVFVNLPFFTFYWNTLITTVIKVIGQLIICSLAAYAFARISFPGRHFFFILMLSVLMVPGQVFLIPQYMIMKDLGWLNSLTALVVPGLFSAFGTFLLRQFFMTLPHELEEAAKLDGCNQFRIYWQIMLPLAKSGMIALAIFTMLWSWNDLMWPLIVNSSPDKMVLSAGIAFLQGEHKTNYTIIMAGSMMAILPMIIIFFIFQRSFIQGIAFTGSKS
- a CDS encoding S-layer homology domain-containing protein: MKKIAVLTLTTLLCSSLTFGSAFAFSDLDEGQAESILALKDRGVVSGIDNEHFVPKGKISYAQSVQMIVKGLDLNLDLMRFKKQPVATDMYTNIANDAWYADAFIIAHYHGLAIPKDVNPNSTITREQFGDLLVRALEMKGNFPLVKVFIMIKDEDQITIDYQGTLQRLLLYKITTLDKDGKFNPKSELTRGEAASWLYNAIRVLEAHTQKPAPIEEVAVKVEKVNDDVNKVTLSRGDKPNPGYGIEINAIQFNQEGQAVITYTLVEPKLDVMYAQVMTEAKTVTYVSSKYKVAAEPAASK
- a CDS encoding glycine C-acetyltransferase; amino-acid sequence: MNYLNDLAADIEGWKREGRYRSIKVWESGSDSWMYLNGKKVLQMSSNNYLGLTHHPKLKEAAISAIEKYGVGSGSVRTITGTLDIHDELEIELAKFKGTEAALVFQSGFTTNQGALSAVLGADDVVISDELNHASIIDGIRLTKASRKIFAHKDMNQLEAILKETQKHRKRVIVTDGVFSMDGDIAPLPDIVQLAEAYDAIVYVDDAHASGVLGTNGKGSTDHFGLHGRVHIQIGTLSKAIGAVGGYVAGAQLLKEHLIHTARPFLFSTSQTPAVAATCLAAIQVLKESSDLVTKLWENANGFRASLQRLGFDTGASETPIIPIIIGDPAQTMRFSDRLLEEGVFAQGIVYPTVAMDKGRVRLIVTAQHTKEDLTFALDKLQKVGKEFGLI
- a CDS encoding carbohydrate ABC transporter permease — protein: MRFSSKRLSDWKWAYIMIMPLMLGLLVFYIWPVFQTFYFSFTEWGAFGKYTWTGLANYKVLFTDKELLHAIRNTSIYIVLAVPIGIILAILLAVLLNQQVKGLSIYRTMYFLPVVTMPAAIAMVWKWLYNSDFGLINYLLGLLSIPGPHWLTDNRTALLSIIIVAIWCSIGSHMIIFLSGLQGISSSYYEAASIDGAGPITKFMRITIPLLTPTIFFVLVTSLIGAFQVFDFIYMMVGDIVMESTQSIVFLYYKYGFLKNNKGYASSIAVLLFTIIMIITYIQMKIQKKWVHYE
- a CDS encoding helix-turn-helix domain-containing protein; this encodes MNEPIHKMVGRKLLNIRKTRGLSLDQVADLTGVSKAMLGQIERGDSNPTISVLWKIVSGLQISFTSLIEDTEPKITVVRAAGLSPFEEEDGQYRAFPLFPFHPQKSFEIYTVEMDQGCTHASEPHNEGVEEYILMVEGKLDITISQESYKLKAGDAIHFTADRPHTYTNTSDAKAVYKTLIYYPPS
- a CDS encoding LacI family DNA-binding transcriptional regulator, with protein sequence MPTLKDIADLVGVSISTASRVVRNDTSRHINPETKAKVWEAVRQLNYTPNESARLLVNKQKTEKKQTKQIGCIIQTARLNDDHPYYSPIITAFTKKILESGYSLGFMHTSDELKDEALLHRCVHDIQVDGIIIVGEVGSEIVDYLLKVEDLALIGICTNGTEITMVDYDRIHAAKSAVDHLIAQGHQVIGFVGGPGHTSELNSEERFQGYKFAMYDAGIPLNKEWVIDTRWEIDRSYESIMERLKRTDLERPTAIFSASDQLAIPAMRAVIENQLRIPEDIAFISMDNIDFAQYTTPPLSSVHVPKVEIGTTAASTLLDMLNGEQPQLSKVLLPHRLIVRESSVCKRN
- a CDS encoding ABC transporter substrate-binding protein — translated: MVNNTKKVVLVTTLMSAMVVVSACGNSGSSNTTSTAAPKSDAKATSAASAEKVTITYGGWGMDTMTDVIKAFQASHPNIEVKAENTPYKQYFTKLETAAQGGTMPDVLWMNGPNFVKYAGNGMLKDLTDTIKTDQLDLSKYPSSLVSLYSLGGKNYGIPKDFDTIGLWYNKKLFDDKGIPYPDGTWDWSKLTEAAKKLTDPAKGIYGFAAPMMNQEDFYNTILQAGGYVISDDHKKSGFDQPEAIEGLKFLTDLIQVHKVSPTLAQMTETAPADMFTSGKLAMYFDGSWAAFTINQNAEMKNKADVAELPKGKKQGVVIHGLGHVISANSKHPKEAWEFVKFLGSKEAAEIAAKQGGAIPAYKGSETSWLATFPQYKAKAFIDMAAYATPYPVSKNTSVWNIYETEILKNAWTGDKPVADAAKELGAKMNQALAAEK